The DNA window TTTGGTAAAAAAAAATTATCAAAATATGTTGACGATGTACACCCTCCGTTTCACAATGTTTGTTGGATCCTCAAGTCAAAGTGGTAGATTTCCGGTATTTGATTAAGACTAAATGAAAGTACGTCAAATTTGTATTCAATTGATGATCAATCCAACGAGACGGGAACAGCGTGATTTTATCAAAGTTTACTTCGCTCTACGTATATGAACCAAGTAAATATTGTGAAATGGAAATAATATATGCTAGGCGTCATATCCATGAAAAAACTCTGAAGGTGCTAATTGAGCGTGCAGATTTGTCTTAGATCCTCTGAAAATCACCTTCTAAATCTACCTTTAACATTACCGCAACCCTGCAACTAAAAGTGATGTATCAAACTTTCTCTTCACTGGGACAAACTTGACGGATAATATGCAACTAAAAGTGATGTATCACTATGATGGAAACGAATAATGTATTTGTGCCATCAAACCGATATAGAACCGCTCATATATTCATGATAGCATAGTAGCATAATATTTTCATATATCAAAACCCAAGTTAGATCATGCCAAATAAAAAGTAGCTGTATATGCTAACCTGGTGGGAGAGATTGCTTCAACTTCTTTGCCTTTTTAGAGTCGAAGACAAATAGAGGGACTTGGAACAGGATACCTTCAACTTGACAACATCATTTCTCCTATTGGTCTTCACAGAACAGGGATTCATCCTCCTATTGGTGATAAGCAAGTCCTTGATCTCAGAGTTCTGCTTTGGCTACGAATACATAAAAGAATCGcttaaaaatatatataaaagaCTTGGATGGAgaccatatatatataaaaaatcaATCGACATGAACGAAAGCTCTAGCCTTGGTTCCTCATAGCAATACTACCTAAGATGAGAGCAAAATTTCGCTGATAGACAACCATGAACCAACAGCACCAATTTGCACAAATTCTGCACGAAATTGCAGCATGAACTTGGGGAGGTCCCAGAATCAACAAGAAACGAGCCGGCTCAAGCGAAGTTGCTTCTCTAGAATTAACTTGGCACCAGAATTAAAATGCTTCGCACAGAAGAATTAAAATTCTTCTCCACACATTTTAGGTACGCATCCGCTTCGTGATCAGAAACACGGAACGGCACAAACTAACAAAAAGTTTGCAAATGCAGCAAAAATTAGAACCGCTGTACCTTCGCCGGCGTGGCGTGCTTGCTGGACGGGAGCGTCGCAGTTCAGCGGGAGTGGATGGAGGCCGGGCAGGAGGTTCagcgggaggccgggcggcggggaggcgacgcgcggcgcgGTTCTGCGCTGCGGGGagttcggcggcggcggcggttttTCGCATCCGTTTCTCTTTGGCGCAGGAACGGGACTGCCTGCGTCCCGTTTCTGCTGAACCAATCCGGCCTGGCCCGTGACCGTACCAGGCCTCGTTAGCTGGCTCGTGCACCACGGCCCGCGTTCTCTTCCGGTATCTGGATACGGTTCCGGTCCGTTTCGTTTCCGCGGCCCATCTGGCCGCTTCCGAACCGTGTCGTACCGTATTCCCGCCCGTTTTTGACCTGGATCAACGAAACAACTTGCCCGTCGTGCCCGAGCATGCATTTCGTTTTTCTTTCTGAAGCTTCATTTTTTTGTTCGATGTATAATTAGCTGAAATACAGTTTCTCCCTCAAGGTTCCACGTTCCATTTTCACAGACAGTTTTCCTTGTGTGTTCATGGGATGATGCTTTTGCTCTCCAAATTGACAGAGTGATCCCGAAGAGAGAAACAAACAGGTTGACGGACACTCAGGATTCAGCCACCAGATAATTAAATTACAAATTATAGAGGAACAATTTTACATAAAGCTCCTCAAAATATCGGGCGATGGATCCAACAGGAAATTGAACATAAAAAACTTGAAGATCAAATTATTCCATGAATCATGAACCGTTGTAAGCTACTCCTGCCTTTTGTCTGTCAAATACTTATGTAGGCATATATCATGAAAAATATACAGCAGGAGCACACATCACTACATTAAGAAATATGGAAGTCAATGCATGCTAAAAGCTTCAAGTGGATTCCTCATTATTATCCAGCCAGATATCCTCATCCTCAGATTTGATTGGCATCCCCAATTGGTCAACCATGCATGAGAGTAACTAGTGTAGCCAATGCACCAAAAGGCAATCCAACTTTTTGTCGTTTCACGTAGAGATGGCAATCAGGCTAGCTTTAGGCATATTTCAACATCAGAAAAATCCATTTCAAACCTTTATTTGCTATATATGTGAATGAAAGATGCATGCAATGTGATCAGGTGAGAATGTGCTCACTATATTTGACATCCTCTCATGTCTCCAGCAAAGCCTTAAAAGTTTGGCATATACTAGCAAAGTCAGAATATGTTCTACCAGACAAATGGAAGAACAAGATATTCTGGTAGAGGAAAGATTTGATCCGGTTCTCTTCATCTATGCGGTTTGTATAAATAGCTGCTGAATGGAAGAAACGCAGCAAGCCAAGAAGTCAAGCTACGAGATAAGCAGAGGAGAAGCCTTACACGGGGATAAGGGCCTCCTCTGATAGCCAAGGATGACTTGCCTGTGTCCTTTGTGCCCAAGGATCAGCAATGTGTGAGCCCTTGACTTGGTTCATAGGCAGTCTCCTTGGCTAGGCTGAGTGGCCCATATTGCTCATGCCAGGCTTGATCTGTCTCCTTTACTAATGCATTAGATTAGTCTTGATAATCCATACAGAAGAACAAGATATATGCACATCATCATCTCACGTGTAGCTGTTATTTTAGAGTGTATGCTGCCTGACTATTATATATAATGGCATTTGCTTTTTAGAACCACTCCTCACTACATGCGCATGATACTCTGACCTCATCCTCACTACATGCGCATGATAATCGGGTCTCATTTAGTAGCAATGCAGAGCGGCAAGAGGAATAACTGCAACTAATTTATCACGGGTGTTTGCCAACAGGATCATCTAACCTTGCGACCAATTGTATCCATACTATCTGAAGCTGCCATCCACAATTTTCGACGCCTAGTGAAGTGATTATGTGTCGATTCCTCTGCTTCCTTCTGAAATCGAAGCCCCCAATTTCCCGCAACACAAAACTGACATTACCTTTCACGAGTCTTTTCGCAAAGGCTGGGCcggaagaggaagaggcaagtagGGCTTGAACCTCCTTGTGGTTAACAGCCACACGCTCTAACCAACTGAGCTATTCCAGCTGTTGTTGCTTATATAAAATTTTTTATTTAACTAATAGTAACGTACTACTTCAGTTCGTCAAATGATAGCTTTCGGCCAGTTCGGTCTGAAAGAAACCAGCTACCTCGGTCTGGTAAGATCGTGAGTAGGTAACAAAATTAAGCAAGCAAGCTGAGGAGGACAAAAGGTAGAGGGGCAGAGAGATGAGTTACCAGAGAGTCCCTCCCGACGAACCCTACCCTCCACCAGGCAATTTCTTCGTCTTCTTACCGTTTTCctatttattattattattagatTGCCGTCTCTGCTATGTTTAATTAAAAAATCCAGGCAGGACGAACATAGGGATGTAGTCGAAGTCAACTGTGTGTTTGGGATCTTGCTGGATCTTTACAAGTAGCTTGTGTGCTCTTAATCTCGAGGAGTTTATTTTCTTGCTAGTCGTGTGGCTGCCAAGATGCTGTGCTACAGCAAAAAATTCCATCTGGATTTTGAAGGTCTGAAGCCATGGGATTTCTTCAAAATCTATGCGTGCCTGATCATGGCTTTCTCTGCAATTTCAGGGTATCATCCATCTCAGGCGTACCCTTACCCACCTCCACCCGATGTGTACCCTCCACCTCAGGGCCATGGACCTCATGTTTACCCGTCCCATGGTGTGTATCCTCCACCTCAGAGGCCTTACCCACCACCTGACCAGCCCCCACCAGGGTACCAGGGCTACTTCAACAATGACCAGCGTCCTTACTAcccgccaccgccgcagccTCCACCGCCATATGCATATGGGGGAGGATGCCACGACCACCACCATGGAGAGGACGGCTGCTCTGGCTTCCTCAAAGGATGGTAATATATGTTGCAATTGCTTCATGCTGTTGCCAAATTAATGTGTGCATTATTTTTTAGTACTGTGCTAAGCATAGTTATCGATTTCGGGTTATAATCAAGGTAGGATTTCTTGGCTATTTGAGTCTTCTTGATGCATATTAGTATATTACTAGTGTGTTGAATCGAAGATAAAGTTGTTATTAAATTGAAATGGTAGATGTGATGGATGACTTTTGAGAAAGATGGCAGCTGATTCTTTGGTTTGTATTTGCAATTTGCTCAAGATAGATGCGGTGATGGCTGAAAAAGAAATCACTAGGTGATGCTTAGTCTGTTTCTTTCTTCTTATTTTTTTAACCATGCTTAGTCTGGTTTTACGGTAGCTATATCCAATATTTTCAAGAGGGACTTGGTCCCCGTAACATTAGTGCCATGTCTGTTAATCTACGACTGTTGGCATGTTGCAAGACATGTTGCAAGTTTGTCTTTGCTATCAAGATAAATTCAAATCGTTTTTCCTTTCAAATAATCAGCAACGATTCGAGCTATATATATTGTGCTCAAAAGATAACAAGAAATATCAGCGACTCTCCacatgcaaaatatataatctTTTGTGTGATGTAGTAAGTCGCCAGCACTGAATCTTAAGCATTAAGCGATACTGCAATAGTACTATGTTACTGGCATCTGGATAAAAGAGGATATCACAGAAATAACCTGGCGCCATATAGTTCTTCTAATTGTTAGCGTTCATTCAGGTAGTGTAAGGAGTTTCAGTACATCTTACTGTACATCACTTGAGAGAGACATCAATTACTGGTACAAAACATTTTATGAATCAGTCTGGTTATACAGTGGTATCACCATATCAAATTGAGAAATATAATGGCTTATGCTACGATACCTGGGATTAGGATCACCGAAACCAAAAATAACGGCGTTGACAGTCAAACATTTTATTCAGTGTCAGTCGTCATTTTCCTCGCCAAAAAAAAAGTTTCAGTCGTCATTTGTTTGCCTAATTTTATTAATCTTGCTTTAATTTTACCCTATCCCACCCACCTGCAGTTTGGCTGCTCTTTGCTGCTGCTGTGTCCTGGAGGAATGCTGCGGCTTCTTCTGAGATGTTAGACACCTGGTATCCGGTTTCAATTTATTGGTTGTAGCATTCTGGAGTATGTTAATACGAAGATATTAATTGCTTTTGTAACTCGATGTGATAATAGAAGGAATTATGAGTGCTTGTACTACTATTAGAAACGGACAGTTCTCTGCgtctatgtttgatgatctgaAAATAAACATCCTTTTGTGCATGCTCTGTTTGGAAGGATGGCCTGTTTTGGTCTGTGAGCCTGTGTGTCGCGTATGATAGGTTAGAGTCTCTATATTAATCGTATACGGTTCTTGCAGCAAGGTTTCGTGGTGTAGTTGGTTATCACGTCAGTCTAACACACTGAAGGTCTCCGGTTCGAGTCCGGGCGAAGccactctttttttttttgttttgaacCTCCGCCTCTGTACGAGTCAACATTGCTAGGACTTCGGGTGGCGATCGACGTGCCGCCATCGTTGGCGCCTCTCCATTTGTTTGCGACAGATTGTGTCACTGTGTGATCTACTTCTCTGATTATTTTTGAGTAAACTGTCAATCAGTCAATGTAAGCATTTACATGCTGCAAATATAAGCACTGGCCGTTGCAATGAAGCTTCACCACGCAATGAAAAACATCTCCAGGCTCCATGCCCAATCCCAAAAGGCAGACTGTTCCACGACGCCGCTTTGCGACTGTTGCTGCAATCTGCGCATGTACTATCCAGCATTCCAGCAGATAATAAAAGCTTCTTGCCAATCAGTCGTCAACATCACCCCATCAAGGAATTATGAGTGTGCAAACTTATTATTACAAACGATTATCTGCATCTATGCTTGATGATCTGAAATAAAGATCTTTTTATGCATGCTATGTTTGAAATAAAGATCGGTAGTACTATCTTTGCTGAGCCGGTCATGGCACCCTAGCTTGCTCACATGTCACATGGACTTTGGTCAAGCAGTCAATCCTCATGTCGTGTCTGCTACTCATTGGAACTGGCAGCTTAGTACATGTTGGAATAAAGCCAGCGTCCCCAGAATACTTTCAGAAAACAATGGGCTAATTATGTATACTAACTCCCTCTTGTAAAaggccatatatatatatacgtacAAGTCCTAAAAGAATTCATTTGGTTCAAAGTTTTAGCTGccaatcttttttttttctggagCATATATCAATACGTTTGTCATACACCCCAAAACTATCTCTGCTACTTCACTCCCTTTTAACATTTTTCTTTCATGTTTCCATTACAATTGTTGAAGTTTAAATTTTGTGTGGTGAAAAGTGATATTGTGCATTCATGACCCCATACTATAGAAATGTTTGGAGTGAAGTGGCATGAGTGATTAGTAACAAAGAAACATGAGTCGCTAGAGGGGGTTAAAGGAAATAAAAGATCCATCAAGCGGCAATAAAATAAGAATTTTGGGAGTAAAATGGAATGTTCTATCGAAATCTCTCAAAAATTAGATCAAATTTTATATGCCTATAGAATGTATTTCCCTTGGCAGTTAGGGAATTAGGACTTCGTCGATTTTGGTGATAGAACTTGCATAACGTGCTTGGTCAACTTTCTAAACTCAAGCTGTCGATGGAAACAATCTTTTCCAGTCTTTTTTCTTACTGCCGAGGGCATTACACCATTGACAAATACTTATCTAAGAACTCGTAATACACTTGCAGCCTGATTTCTAAGAAATTTCCACATCTTAGAAAATTGCTCACTTGCTCTCATGCAACATGTTCGCTACGATAATGTATTTCTTTTACAAGCCTCCAGGACATGTCCTAGCACTGTACATCTAGTAGCGCCCTAGCTTTCTCCGTCCGCTATGTTCTCTCAACCATGATCCTGAACTACTAGCTGGTACTGTAGTAGACCGCACATGTTCTGACCATGTCGAAAAGCTGAGTACTTCTACAGCGACATGAGCCATGAGGCGAGTGAGGTGGTAGCAACTAGCAACACGGCACCGTAGGTGCAAAATAACGCGTAGTCTAAGTTTACTAGTTGGTTTCCTGAATATT is part of the Panicum hallii strain FIL2 chromosome 2, PHallii_v3.1, whole genome shotgun sequence genome and encodes:
- the LOC112879289 gene encoding cysteine-rich and transmembrane domain-containing protein WIH2-like — its product is MSYQRVPPDEPYPPPGYHPSQAYPYPPPPDVYPPPQGHGPHVYPSHGVYPPPQRPYPPPDQPPPGYQGYFNNDQRPYYPPPPQPPPPYAYGGGCHDHHHGEDGCSGFLKGCLAALCCCCVLEECCGFF